The following proteins come from a genomic window of Nostoc sp. ATCC 53789:
- a CDS encoding 4Fe-4S binding protein produces the protein MIELVSHKLCINCNLCVQVCPTNVFESVPNQPPTIARQEDCQTCFMCEAYCPADALYVAPQSHTNVAVNEDDLIESGIMGEYRRILGWGYGRKNNSELDTAHQLRQLPRPYQS, from the coding sequence ATGATCGAGCTTGTCAGTCATAAACTCTGTATCAATTGCAATCTGTGCGTCCAAGTATGTCCTACCAATGTCTTTGAGTCGGTACCTAACCAACCACCTACGATCGCTCGACAAGAAGACTGTCAAACTTGTTTCATGTGTGAGGCTTATTGTCCTGCGGATGCACTCTATGTTGCGCCCCAATCTCATACCAATGTTGCAGTCAATGAGGATGATTTAATTGAAAGTGGCATCATGGGTGAATATCGTCGCATCTTGGGTTGGGGGTATGGCAGAAAAAACAATAGTGAATTGGATACTGCTCATCAACTGCGCCAATTGCCGCGCCCCTATCAAAGTTAA
- the mgtE gene encoding magnesium transporter — translation MLTQDIRDLLTDTTDLNQLKWDLNRLQPVDVGDYITQLPEKQRAIAFRLLNKGQAIDVFEYLPTEVQEELINSLHDVQVVQLVEAMSPDERAELFDELPAGVIKRLLQELSPEQRQATATILGYPEGTAGRVMTTEYVRLRQGLTVGEALSKIRRQDEDKESIYYAYVTDDNRTLVRVVSLRQLLFTFPDVFIKDISSDRVIKVRTETPQEEVARIMQRYDLIAIPVVDREDRLVGIVTIDDVMDILEEEATEDIQKLAGVSGDEVALSSPLLTIRNRLPWLLGIMAMYIGAASAIAPFQSVIAAVPVLAVIMPIFSNTGGTVGIQSLTVTIRGLGVGEVTPKDTLKILRKELLAGLGTALALATTMILLSLIWARPQERWVALIAGMVMATNTIVAVTLGTLLPMGLTRLKLDPALVSGPLVTTMLDTIGFLTFLSLISLALNVFHLPT, via the coding sequence ATGCTCACACAAGATATTCGTGATTTGCTTACTGATACTACCGATTTAAACCAGTTGAAGTGGGATTTAAATCGCTTGCAACCTGTGGATGTGGGAGATTACATTACACAATTGCCTGAAAAACAACGCGCGATCGCATTCCGTTTACTCAACAAAGGTCAGGCAATCGATGTATTTGAATATCTGCCTACAGAGGTGCAGGAAGAACTAATTAATTCTCTCCATGATGTCCAAGTAGTGCAACTTGTAGAAGCAATGAGTCCCGACGAACGGGCAGAATTGTTTGATGAATTACCTGCTGGGGTAATCAAACGGCTATTGCAAGAACTGAGTCCAGAACAAAGGCAAGCAACAGCAACGATTCTCGGTTATCCAGAAGGCACTGCTGGACGGGTGATGACAACCGAATATGTTCGGTTGCGGCAAGGATTGACTGTAGGGGAAGCCCTAAGTAAAATCCGCCGTCAGGATGAAGACAAAGAGTCGATTTACTACGCCTACGTTACTGATGATAATCGGACGCTGGTAAGAGTAGTTTCACTGCGCCAGTTGCTATTTACCTTTCCTGATGTTTTCATCAAAGATATTTCTAGCGATCGCGTCATCAAAGTTAGAACTGAAACCCCTCAAGAAGAAGTGGCGCGAATCATGCAGCGCTACGACTTAATCGCTATCCCCGTAGTTGATCGGGAAGACCGATTGGTTGGCATCGTCACCATTGATGATGTCATGGATATTTTAGAAGAGGAAGCCACAGAAGATATTCAAAAACTCGCGGGTGTGAGTGGTGATGAAGTAGCTTTATCCTCTCCCTTACTCACCATCCGCAACCGCTTGCCTTGGCTATTGGGCATCATGGCTATGTATATTGGTGCAGCCAGTGCGATCGCGCCTTTTCAATCTGTAATTGCCGCAGTGCCAGTTTTAGCAGTAATCATGCCGATTTTTTCTAACACTGGTGGCACTGTTGGTATTCAATCATTAACGGTGACAATTCGCGGCTTAGGGGTGGGTGAGGTAACACCCAAAGATACCTTGAAAATTCTCCGCAAGGAACTTCTAGCTGGTTTAGGTACAGCCCTAGCTTTAGCCACAACAATGATCCTGCTTTCCTTAATTTGGGCGCGGCCCCAAGAACGATGGGTGGCTTTAATTGCCGGAATGGTAATGGCAACTAATACAATTGTGGCTGTTACACTCGGTACTTTATTGCCAATGGGTTTGACACGGCTGAAGCTTGACCCTGCTTTGGTTAGTGGCCCGTTAGTGACTACAATGCTAGATACAATTGGATTTTTAACGTTCCTCAGCTTAATTTCTCTAGCTTTAAACGTTTTCCATTTACCAACTTGA
- a CDS encoding aspartate carbamoyltransferase catalytic subunit: protein MPTTTWNRHHILSLADFTTTEYDTVLQTAASFQEVLSRRTKKVPTLQGQVVANLFFESSTRTRSSFELAAKRLSADTLNFAAATSSMTKGETILDTAKTYLAMGTDIMVVRHREAGVPNAIAAEMDRLGVRVSVLNAGDGQHEHPSQALLDLFTITTLIDPASPRLELLKGKKIAIVGDILHSRVARSNIWSLIASGAEVHLAAPPTLLPKLFAEYISEELGVRNQELSPHFSTPPLFLHWQLEPALQDADFVMTLRLQKERMTAHLLPSLREYHQLFGITRTKLQLCKPNVKVLHPGPVNRGVEISSELMDDPEFSLIQSQVTSGIAVRMALLYLLGSGKA, encoded by the coding sequence ATGCCTACTACCACCTGGAATCGTCATCACATTCTTTCCCTAGCCGACTTCACTACCACTGAATACGATACAGTTTTGCAAACTGCTGCCAGTTTTCAAGAGGTGCTATCGCGGCGGACGAAAAAAGTGCCAACTTTGCAGGGACAGGTGGTGGCGAATTTATTTTTTGAATCTTCTACGCGTACTCGCAGCAGTTTTGAACTCGCGGCGAAACGCTTAAGTGCAGATACGCTCAACTTTGCCGCCGCTACATCTTCGATGACTAAGGGAGAAACTATTCTCGACACGGCGAAGACTTATTTGGCTATGGGAACTGATATTATGGTAGTCCGCCATCGAGAGGCTGGAGTACCAAATGCGATCGCAGCTGAAATGGATCGTTTAGGTGTACGAGTTAGTGTCCTTAATGCTGGTGATGGTCAACATGAGCATCCTTCCCAAGCACTGCTAGATTTATTTACCATAACTACTCTAATTGACCCAGCTAGCCCCCGACTGGAACTTTTAAAGGGGAAAAAGATTGCCATTGTTGGAGATATTCTTCATTCTCGTGTGGCGCGATCGAATATTTGGAGTTTAATTGCCAGTGGGGCCGAAGTCCATCTGGCAGCACCACCAACCCTCTTACCCAAATTATTTGCCGAGTACATTTCTGAAGAATTAGGAGTCAGAAATCAGGAGTTATCCCCCCACTTCTCCACTCCGCCACTTTTTCTACATTGGCAGCTAGAACCAGCTTTACAAGATGCCGACTTTGTGATGACTCTGCGCCTACAAAAGGAGCGTATGACGGCTCATTTATTGCCAAGTTTGCGAGAATATCATCAGCTATTTGGCATTACACGTACAAAATTGCAACTTTGTAAACCTAATGTTAAAGTTTTGCATCCAGGCCCCGTTAACCGTGGTGTTGAAATTAGTTCTGAATTGATGGATGATCCAGAATTTAGTCTTATTCAATCGCAAGTTACTAGCGGTATCGCCGTTCGCATGGCGCTACTATATTTATTAGGTAGCGGCAAAGCTTAA
- a CDS encoding TauD/TfdA family dioxygenase, with translation MFLASGGDTQWSNLVAAYEGLSAPLRALADTLKAEHRFNGGKHQPRNSKFTERIAVNPLVSIHPVVRVHPETGERALFVNPGFTSHIVDVSPQESNLLLELFFNQITKPAYTTRFRWNNGDIAFWDNRATVHLAPQDLDHLDVERLLYRTTITGDVPVGVDGFRSEVVQGEAFSAEVPTVFKQKAQNLEAQPVLS, from the coding sequence ATGTTCCTAGCTTCTGGTGGTGACACCCAGTGGAGTAATCTAGTTGCAGCTTATGAGGGTTTGTCAGCACCTTTACGGGCGCTAGCAGACACATTGAAAGCTGAACATCGCTTCAATGGAGGTAAGCATCAGCCCCGCAACAGCAAGTTCACCGAGCGTATTGCTGTCAATCCACTAGTCTCAATCCACCCAGTTGTTAGGGTTCATCCTGAGACTGGTGAGCGTGCGTTGTTCGTTAACCCTGGCTTTACCTCGCACATTGTTGACGTGTCACCACAAGAGAGCAACCTGCTGCTGGAATTGTTCTTCAACCAAATCACCAAGCCTGCTTACACCACCCGTTTCCGTTGGAACAATGGTGATATCGCCTTCTGGGACAACCGCGCTACAGTGCATTTGGCTCCTCAAGATTTAGATCATTTGGATGTAGAGCGTCTCCTCTATCGCACCACCATTACTGGCGATGTTCCAGTTGGGGTTGATGGTTTCCGCTCAGAAGTGGTTCAAGGTGAAGCGTTCAGCGCAGAAGTACCAACCGTCTTCAAGCAAAAAGCCCAAAATCTGGAAGCACAACCAGTACTTTCGTAA
- a CDS encoding GxxExxY protein, translating into MRENDLSGVIIGCAMRVHTALGPGLLESAYEECLDYELKKSGLSVGKQIPLPLVYQDVQLECVYRLDLMVENKVIVEIKSVESFHPIHSVQLLTYLKLANCKLGLLLNFNVLHLKEGIKRVANNL; encoded by the coding sequence ATGAGAGAGAATGATTTGAGTGGGGTGATTATTGGGTGTGCGATGAGGGTGCATACTGCTTTGGGGCCTGGTTTGTTGGAGTCGGCTTATGAGGAATGCTTGGATTATGAGTTGAAGAAGTCCGGGTTGAGTGTTGGTAAACAAATTCCATTGCCCTTAGTTTACCAAGATGTGCAATTGGAATGCGTTTATCGATTAGATTTGATGGTCGAAAACAAAGTCATTGTAGAGATTAAATCTGTAGAATCTTTCCACCCGATTCACTCAGTTCAACTTCTAACCTATCTCAAGCTAGCAAACTGCAAACTAGGTCTTCTCCTCAACTTTAACGTCCTCCACCTCAAAGAAGGCATCAAACGCGTAGCCAACAACCTCTAA
- a CDS encoding YkvA family protein, which produces MKFSIQSLYTWYRDVLRNPKYRWWVILGTLVYLVSPFDVLPDFIPVVGQIDDVFLLTLLVSEVSGLVIEGWKARKGDVDNEVPNTTEGSTSSASTIDVDAVSVK; this is translated from the coding sequence ATGAAATTTTCAATCCAATCACTTTACACCTGGTATCGCGATGTACTCCGTAACCCCAAGTACCGTTGGTGGGTTATTTTAGGAACGTTGGTCTATTTGGTCAGCCCATTTGATGTTCTCCCAGATTTTATACCCGTTGTGGGACAGATTGATGATGTTTTCCTTTTGACTCTGCTAGTTTCTGAGGTGTCTGGGCTAGTAATTGAGGGCTGGAAGGCTCGTAAGGGTGATGTGGATAATGAAGTGCCTAATACTACTGAGGGTTCTACCTCAAGTGCAAGCACTATTGATGTTGATGCTGTTTCTGTTAAGTAG
- a CDS encoding glycoside hydrolase family 15 protein, translating to MKTSTKLLTRLDYYYQQIKTIILTRQNPITGLLPASTAITAHGDYTDAWVRDNVYSILAVWGLGLAYRKIDDDKGRTYELEHSVIKLMRGLLFAMMRQAHKVETFKHTQSLLDGLHAKYNTATGDIVVGDDEWGHLQLDATSIFLLILAQMTAAGLQIIYTIDEVNFVQNLVYYIGRAYRTPDYGIWERGNKINRGNAELNASSVGMAKAALEAINGLDLFGVRGSQASVIHVLPDEIARARITLESLLPRESGSKEIDAALLSIISYPAFAVEDSQLRDRTLNDIINKLAGKYGCKRFLRDGHQTVLEDNQRLHYEPWELKQFEHIECEWPLFFTYLVLDGLFCGEQEKVKKYQELLESLLIEQDGLRLLPELYYVPAENIEAEKLAPQTQPRLPNENIPLVWAQSLYFLSQMLSEGLLAVGDIDPLGRHLCVGKQRESLVQIALLAEDEDLQKKLEVHGIETQTPTQVEPIQVRKAGEFSAIYTQIGRNDKLGLTGRPVRRLRSLTTSRIFRIRGETIVFLPSFSDSQQFYLTLDYHFLLDQIRSELAYIQKYWSDLGRPTLTLMLTHTMLEIGSEALLELMQELKDGVCNGVQVKLGRLNQLMLTAGIQRIDFLPNAEFSRSPVRNAGPRCYYLAYHPEKNWRLGHTQEFQMEYETNFALLLSYLRSSENIYEQIELLQTLTRLQGMNFDTGYGGPGYPVTVADLLDEVYTKAGDLGIWAVVRRAAGLRQMVDISLSDAVTSILVRGKQIAVGKAYSEASLISVPMSHDEIADKINHFCREDIRDRVLTQEILIYLGILIRSESELFQGLLTLRVGYLILLITSELARELHVTQDEAYDRLMQLSPFEVKMRLRQVLTGYTGMSNLLRQQESLHVKQKESDIAWVVLPGIAEEIEVPPGGWRRFRQAEGATGRVPKDFFKQVWLLMQHCKGLVIGDKLERRNRLDSEIMLSEMTAGERNFALLVEHLLNKIEAPEYRQVNIEALIELGAIAANNPKLQIEEYIVLDVLIGHAVRLAWLENHSQRSDRYDEDKASAWRSFYNTSPRDCASYILKAFRFLTEFVKDF from the coding sequence ATGAAAACATCTACCAAATTGCTAACTCGCCTGGACTATTACTACCAGCAAATCAAAACGATTATCCTGACTCGGCAGAATCCGATTACTGGTTTACTACCTGCAAGTACAGCGATTACAGCCCACGGGGATTATACAGATGCCTGGGTGCGAGACAACGTTTACAGCATTTTGGCAGTTTGGGGTTTAGGGCTTGCATACCGCAAGATTGACGACGACAAAGGACGCACCTATGAACTAGAACACAGTGTCATCAAACTTATGCGCGGGTTGCTATTTGCGATGATGCGACAGGCTCATAAAGTAGAGACATTTAAACATACTCAGTCGCTACTCGATGGACTGCACGCCAAATATAATACCGCAACCGGTGACATTGTTGTTGGTGATGATGAATGGGGACATTTGCAACTTGATGCCACGTCTATATTTTTGCTGATATTGGCGCAAATGACCGCAGCAGGATTGCAAATAATTTATACGATTGATGAAGTCAATTTCGTCCAAAATTTGGTTTACTACATTGGACGAGCCTACCGCACACCGGATTACGGCATTTGGGAACGCGGTAATAAAATTAATCGTGGTAATGCTGAGTTAAATGCCAGTTCCGTAGGTATGGCAAAAGCTGCTTTAGAAGCTATCAACGGACTGGATTTGTTTGGTGTGCGTGGTAGTCAAGCATCGGTGATTCATGTGCTACCAGATGAAATCGCCCGCGCCCGGATTACTTTAGAATCACTATTACCGAGAGAATCTGGTTCCAAAGAAATTGATGCGGCGCTGTTAAGTATTATTAGTTATCCTGCCTTTGCAGTGGAAGACTCACAGTTACGCGATCGCACTTTAAACGATATTATCAACAAACTCGCAGGTAAATACGGCTGCAAACGCTTTTTGCGTGATGGACACCAGACGGTTTTAGAAGATAATCAGCGCTTGCACTACGAACCGTGGGAACTCAAGCAATTTGAGCATATTGAATGCGAATGGCCGTTATTTTTCACTTATTTAGTTTTAGATGGATTATTTTGCGGTGAGCAAGAAAAAGTAAAAAAATACCAAGAACTTTTAGAATCATTACTTATAGAACAAGATGGTTTGCGTTTATTGCCAGAACTATATTATGTCCCAGCTGAAAACATAGAAGCAGAAAAGTTAGCACCCCAAACGCAACCACGTTTACCCAATGAAAATATTCCTTTAGTGTGGGCGCAGAGTTTATATTTTCTTAGTCAAATGTTGAGTGAAGGGTTGCTAGCAGTTGGTGATATCGACCCTTTGGGAAGACATTTGTGCGTGGGAAAACAGCGCGAATCATTGGTACAAATTGCCTTGCTTGCTGAAGATGAAGATTTACAGAAAAAACTAGAAGTTCATGGGATTGAAACACAAACGCCTACCCAAGTTGAACCGATTCAAGTGAGAAAAGCTGGAGAATTTTCAGCTATTTATACCCAAATTGGCCGTAACGATAAACTTGGTTTAACTGGGCGACCAGTTCGACGGCTGCGGAGTTTGACAACATCTAGAATCTTTCGGATTCGTGGTGAAACAATTGTATTTTTGCCTTCATTCTCCGACTCTCAACAATTTTACTTAACCCTTGATTACCATTTTCTGTTAGATCAAATTAGAAGCGAACTAGCTTACATCCAAAAATACTGGAGCGATTTAGGTCGTCCTACTCTGACTTTAATGTTGACGCACACCATGCTAGAAATCGGTTCTGAAGCATTACTAGAACTGATGCAAGAACTAAAAGATGGTGTTTGTAACGGTGTGCAAGTGAAATTAGGGCGGCTAAATCAGCTAATGTTAACAGCCGGAATCCAAAGAATTGATTTTCTTCCCAATGCAGAATTCTCGCGATCGCCAGTGAGAAATGCTGGCCCACGTTGCTATTATTTGGCTTATCATCCTGAGAAAAACTGGCGCTTAGGGCATACTCAAGAATTTCAGATGGAGTATGAAACTAACTTTGCATTATTACTTTCTTATTTACGCTCATCAGAGAATATTTACGAGCAAATTGAGTTATTGCAAACCTTAACTCGCTTGCAAGGCATGAACTTTGATACGGGGTATGGCGGCCCAGGATATCCTGTCACCGTAGCCGATTTACTCGATGAAGTGTATACCAAAGCTGGAGATTTAGGCATTTGGGCAGTGGTACGTCGGGCTGCGGGGTTAAGGCAAATGGTTGATATCAGCCTATCAGATGCAGTGACAAGTATTTTGGTGCGAGGTAAGCAAATTGCTGTGGGTAAAGCTTACAGTGAAGCGTCCTTGATTAGCGTACCCATGTCACACGATGAAATTGCCGATAAAATTAATCATTTTTGTCGTGAAGATATCCGCGATCGCGTCCTCACTCAAGAGATTTTAATCTATCTTGGCATCTTAATTCGCTCAGAATCCGAACTATTCCAGGGACTACTCACGCTGAGAGTTGGTTATCTCATCTTATTGATAACCAGCGAACTAGCGCGGGAATTACACGTTACTCAAGATGAAGCTTACGATCGCTTAATGCAACTTTCACCCTTTGAAGTGAAAATGCGCTTGCGTCAGGTACTGACTGGATATACTGGCATGAGTAACCTGTTGCGTCAGCAAGAATCACTGCATGTCAAGCAAAAAGAAAGTGATATTGCTTGGGTGGTGTTACCAGGAATCGCTGAAGAAATAGAAGTTCCACCAGGTGGTTGGCGGCGGTTTCGTCAAGCCGAAGGTGCGACGGGACGCGTACCAAAAGACTTTTTCAAGCAGGTTTGGCTATTAATGCAACATTGCAAAGGTCTAGTAATTGGGGATAAGCTAGAGCGCCGCAATCGTTTAGATAGTGAGATAATGTTGTCCGAGATGACAGCAGGGGAAAGAAATTTTGCTCTATTAGTTGAGCATTTGCTGAATAAAATCGAAGCTCCAGAATATCGCCAAGTTAATATTGAAGCATTAATCGAATTAGGAGCGATCGCAGCTAATAATCCCAAGCTGCAAATCGAAGAATATATTGTGTTAGATGTGTTAATTGGACACGCAGTGCGATTGGCGTGGCTAGAAAATCATAGTCAACGTAGCGATCGCTATGATGAGGATAAGGCGAGTGCGTGGCGATCGTTTTACAATACTTCTCCTAGAGATTGCGCTAGTTATATCTTGAAGGCGTTTAGGTTCTTGACGGAATTTGTGAAGGATTTTTAA
- a CDS encoding FAD-binding protein: MKLTAKKEDKELLTAYSENELQLTADVLVIGGGPAAAWAAWAAASEGVKVIIVDKGFLGTSGAAAASGNGIMAPSPENWDKVLWERYRVGKNLANLRWIERVIEKTWLSLPLVEKWGYRFPKENGESVRQSYYGPEYMRVLRKNLLRVGVQILDQSPALELLLADDGSVAGARGVQRQNHRTYTVHAGAVVLANGGCAFLSKALGCNTNTGDGMLMAVEAGGELSSMEASNHYAISTAFNATVTRGVPFGWASYSDEAGNDLGGYVNGRRDPSFLPNALLKGSVYARLDRATPEVKAVIEKSHFISFLPYKKAGIDPYTERVPVTLILEGTVRGTGGIRIVNDSCGTKVPGLYAAGDAASREFLAGLASGGGGPNAAWAISTGQWAGVGAAEFAKSLGAYAHERVVHPAGQAGLRSPSQSPTSETFDSEAIVRGVQAQMFPLEKNYLRCEQGLLDSLAKLETLWQQVKTNPKQDTVRDVEFSRRAAALTAVARWAYFSALHRTETRSEHIRMDYPETDPNQRYYQATGGLDRLWVRRDWLTDAIAYDEQIAIATPPVPTTQITPSVSKL; this comes from the coding sequence ATGAAGTTGACTGCCAAAAAGGAGGACAAAGAATTGCTAACAGCCTATAGCGAAAATGAACTGCAATTAACTGCCGACGTGCTGGTAATTGGTGGCGGCCCTGCCGCAGCATGGGCAGCATGGGCAGCCGCATCAGAAGGTGTCAAAGTAATCATTGTTGATAAAGGTTTTCTAGGTACGAGCGGTGCAGCTGCTGCCAGTGGTAATGGCATCATGGCTCCTTCTCCAGAAAATTGGGACAAAGTTTTATGGGAGCGTTATCGCGTAGGAAAAAACCTAGCTAACTTACGTTGGATCGAGCGTGTAATCGAAAAAACTTGGCTCAGTTTGCCTCTAGTTGAAAAGTGGGGCTATCGTTTTCCCAAAGAAAATGGGGAATCCGTGCGCCAGAGTTATTATGGCCCCGAATATATGCGGGTACTTCGCAAAAACCTACTGCGTGTTGGTGTGCAGATTCTTGACCAAAGTCCTGCTCTAGAGCTTTTATTGGCTGATGACGGCTCGGTGGCTGGAGCAAGAGGTGTGCAGAGACAAAATCATCGTACCTATACTGTTCACGCTGGTGCAGTAGTCCTGGCCAATGGTGGTTGTGCATTCTTGAGTAAAGCATTAGGGTGCAATACAAATACAGGTGATGGAATGCTGATGGCAGTAGAAGCTGGCGGCGAACTCTCCAGTATGGAAGCTTCTAATCACTATGCTATCTCGACTGCTTTTAATGCCACGGTGACAAGGGGTGTTCCCTTTGGCTGGGCTAGTTACAGCGATGAAGCAGGCAACGATCTTGGTGGCTATGTCAATGGTCGTCGCGATCCATCATTTCTTCCCAATGCCCTCCTGAAAGGCTCCGTTTATGCTCGTTTGGATCGAGCTACACCTGAAGTCAAGGCGGTGATTGAAAAGTCTCATTTCATATCTTTTTTACCCTATAAAAAAGCTGGCATTGACCCCTATACAGAACGAGTGCCTGTAACACTGATTTTAGAAGGTACAGTCCGTGGTACGGGTGGAATTCGGATTGTGAATGATAGTTGCGGTACAAAGGTTCCTGGCCTCTACGCCGCCGGTGATGCTGCATCGCGGGAGTTTTTAGCAGGTTTAGCTTCTGGGGGTGGTGGCCCCAATGCGGCCTGGGCAATCTCCACAGGACAATGGGCTGGAGTTGGCGCGGCTGAATTTGCGAAGAGTCTTGGCGCTTATGCTCATGAACGGGTGGTGCATCCTGCTGGTCAAGCCGGATTGCGTAGTCCATCGCAGTCTCCCACATCTGAAACATTCGATAGCGAGGCGATCGTGCGCGGTGTACAAGCGCAGATGTTCCCCTTAGAGAAGAATTACTTGCGCTGTGAGCAGGGACTTTTGGATTCTCTCGCCAAATTAGAAACGTTGTGGCAGCAGGTAAAGACGAACCCGAAACAAGATACAGTGCGCGATGTGGAATTTTCTCGGCGAGCGGCTGCTCTCACAGCTGTAGCACGATGGGCATATTTTAGTGCTTTACATCGCACGGAAACCCGCAGCGAACATATTCGTATGGACTATCCCGAAACCGATCCAAATCAGCGTTATTATCAGGCAACCGGCGGCTTAGATCGTCTATGGGTGAGGCGTGATTGGCTAACGGATGCGATCGCCTACGACGAGCAGATCGCGATCGCTACACCACCAGTACCAACCACTCAAATCACACCCTCTGTATCAAAGTTGTAG
- a CDS encoding biopolymer transporter ExbD, translated as MKVNLHTPIEEVQIQIIPLIDVVFCILTFFLLAALQFTRQQAINVDLPKASPSTVSAITSQSGSLIVTIDAVGNTYIEKQPVKRDDLGARLKQYLQANPSAIVVLNASRTATYNDVIETLDLLRQVGGDRVSLGIIPGPSQPPTNSLNQPNIPSFPVNPGIAPVPGINPEGNITPKFPLAPNSVPLPGVSQPPTEQGISPINPGISNPPASQAPVTPKQTQPPLKR; from the coding sequence ATGAAAGTTAATCTACATACTCCAATTGAAGAAGTCCAAATTCAAATCATCCCTTTAATTGATGTCGTTTTTTGTATTCTGACGTTTTTTTTGTTAGCGGCTTTACAATTTACCCGGCAACAGGCAATAAATGTTGATTTGCCCAAAGCCAGCCCTAGTACAGTATCTGCAATAACATCACAGAGCGGAAGTCTGATTGTAACTATCGATGCCGTTGGCAATACTTACATAGAAAAACAGCCTGTAAAACGCGACGATTTGGGAGCGAGGCTAAAACAGTATCTCCAAGCAAATCCCAGTGCTATTGTGGTGCTAAATGCTTCGCGGACAGCAACTTATAATGATGTGATTGAGACATTGGATTTGCTACGGCAAGTAGGAGGCGATCGCGTTTCTTTAGGAATTATTCCTGGCCCATCTCAACCACCCACAAACTCACTCAATCAGCCGAATATCCCCTCTTTCCCAGTCAATCCTGGTATAGCACCAGTTCCAGGCATCAATCCCGAAGGGAATATTACCCCTAAATTTCCCTTAGCACCTAATTCCGTACCCTTACCTGGTGTAAGTCAGCCTCCAACCGAGCAAGGCATCAGTCCTATCAATCCTGGTATTTCCAACCCACCAGCATCCCAAGCTCCTGTAACACCCAAACAAACGCAACCACCTCTTAAAAGATGA
- a CDS encoding MotA/TolQ/ExbB proton channel family protein gives MDILDLFYKGGPAMWPLLVLSILSLSVIFERLWFWLRILTQEKQIVDRILDAAQDNWQEAAEIAKQASHQPVGRFLYAPLRFAKTDVETFRLALEATAEDELAGMRRGEKLLEAVIALAPLLGLLGTVLGLIHSLRSIRIGDLGTESTAGVTTGIGESLISTATGLIVAIISLVFYRLFQSFVVNQVKVFRKAGNEMELLYRQSPPDFSNITSPIVRENFTPPRKPGKTRLPEPPEPPNLPN, from the coding sequence GTGGATATTTTAGATTTATTTTATAAGGGCGGGCCAGCGATGTGGCCTTTACTTGTCCTGTCGATTCTATCTTTGAGTGTGATTTTTGAGCGTCTGTGGTTCTGGTTGCGAATTTTGACTCAGGAAAAGCAAATAGTCGATCGCATTCTGGATGCAGCTCAGGATAATTGGCAAGAAGCTGCTGAAATTGCCAAACAAGCAAGCCATCAACCTGTCGGGCGTTTTCTCTATGCCCCCTTACGTTTTGCAAAAACTGATGTGGAAACCTTTCGACTAGCACTTGAGGCTACAGCAGAAGATGAATTGGCTGGAATGCGGCGGGGCGAAAAGCTTTTAGAGGCTGTGATTGCCCTCGCGCCCCTGCTGGGATTATTGGGTACTGTTTTAGGTTTAATTCATTCTCTGCGCTCAATTCGGATTGGCGATTTGGGAACTGAATCTACCGCCGGGGTGACTACTGGTATTGGTGAATCCTTAATTAGTACGGCAACTGGGTTAATAGTTGCCATTATTAGCTTGGTATTTTATCGCCTATTTCAAAGTTTTGTAGTCAACCAAGTCAAAGTTTTTCGGAAAGCAGGGAATGAGATGGAATTACTCTACCGCCAGTCTCCCCCTGATTTTAGTAATATTACATCACCAATTGTCCGGGAAAATTTCACTCCACCCCGCAAGCCAGGAAAGACTAGGTTGCCTGAACCTCCTGAACCCCCGAATTTACCTAATTAG
- a CDS encoding TauD/TfdA family dioxygenase: MGYKHIEVKQVAGFIGAEISGVNLSRPLNDDEVKEIRKALLKWKVVFFRGQNIDHAAQVEFTSRFGEVTFAHPLGEPEPVAGFPQIKPVDRRLYEKQYGFRSGGPWHTDVTAAINPPAASILRAVNVPSFWW; this comes from the coding sequence ATGGGCTACAAGCATATTGAAGTCAAACAAGTAGCTGGTTTCATTGGTGCTGAAATCAGCGGCGTGAATCTTTCGCGTCCTCTGAATGATGATGAAGTCAAAGAAATTCGCAAAGCGCTATTAAAGTGGAAAGTTGTGTTCTTCCGTGGTCAGAACATCGATCATGCTGCCCAGGTTGAGTTCACATCTCGTTTTGGCGAAGTGACTTTCGCGCATCCACTTGGAGAACCTGAACCAGTTGCGGGATTTCCGCAGATCAAACCCGTAGACCGTAGGCTCTATGAAAAGCAATATGGTTTTCGCAGTGGAGGCCCCTGGCACACAGACGTGACTGCGGCAATTAACCCACCAGCAGCGTCAATTTTGCGTGCAGTTAATGTTCCTAGCTTCTGGTGGTGA